tttctgatcagataataatattaattttattttttaaaaaatatattaattatattttaataataaattaactaatagattagatatattttattttaatattatattaactaatatattattcttgtaattagataataattctaatatagaaaataatatttcaaataatatttttaatattaaatttaataataaattaaatttttaactacataataaaattttaattttagaaaataataattaataaataattactatCTTAGGATTGAAATAGTTATTCCTGCCagatgatattaaaattaattaataaataatttttatattattatattaataaaattttaaaattttagaaaataaaaatatataaaaataattagcttgctattatttttttaaaattttataaaatcaatattaaatatttaaaaaattattaaatttgtatttatcaatttaattttataataaaaataataacgatTATAAAACTCATAGGTAAATaactagtatatatatatatatatatatatatatatataaattctgaatcttaaattttttgacatatatgtataattcttggcatgattttttattttgacatgtgtattaCTTTTGACActtgaaattcaaaattatgtgtaattttatagttcttttattaatttattaattaataagttacatttctaattaaatacgGGCTCTAATCCTAAgagataatatataaattaataaataatttcataattagaTAGTGATGCTAATTCTatcctaagaaataataacacattaattatattataatattatattgactaacaaatagttttctaatcggataataatattaaatctatcctaaaaataacatattaattatattttaatattatattaattaataaattagttttataataaataataattctaatataaaaaataatattttaatattatatttaatatattaaatttttaatcatataattctaaaagatagcagtattaattatattaatatgttaatttataatattaaaatcaattaataaataatttttatattattgtattaataaaatttaaaatttaagaaaacatttagaaatatttagtttgttattattttttaaaattttaaaaagtaatattaaaaattaaagattttattagattgCATTTaacaacttaattttataatcaaaatgaATTATACAATGCGGAAATAAACAActagttaatataaatatgagaatttaatttaaaatttctaaaaaatcaaattattgaaaaaaaatagcTCTTTTACTTTGAGatcaatcaaatataaaattttggaaaccGAAAGTATCAAACTACAGGATACTTGAACCATATAACACTCTAGTTGAAgtacataatataatatcataaaGATGCAATAACTCACCAATCAAAAGCGCGTGGTAATAACTTTGGCATATCTTTATCTCTCTAGactaatttatttgtttttctctGTCTCACTAGGCATTTTATCAAACAATCAGCATCCACGCCATAGCCAccaagaataataataaaaagcagcaaaaaatttgaaaatcactcagtttttctaaaaaaaaggAACGGTTCAAATGGCTGAGTTAACTCAGCAAGAGATAGTTTACTCACCACGGTCGATTCAAGTATGGAGAACGCTATGGAACTGGCTTGCTTTCTTCTTCCAGATCTTTCTACAGATCCTTAGAGCTTTAGGTCACCTTCctcttctctcttcttcttcttcttcttctagtaaCACTTTTAAACCGTTACCGGTCATCGAGTTGACTGAGACCGAAACCGAAACCGGAACCGAGACTGAGACCGATCTTTCGGCTGCTACTCTCGAGATCGCTTCTGGTCCCGTGTCTTCTCCTGTTGATCAGCCTTTTAGAAAACTCACTGTAATATTCCTTTTTATTGtaatgttttttatttgattgatttgATACAcacaaataattttagttgtttAGCTCTTCCGTGAAAATCGTATAATGGGTATGGTTTTAAAGTTAAGAGTGTGTTGGGAAGTCTAAAAAATTTGCACGTTCAATTCTATTTAGTTCAACTCTTGTGTTTAGACAGCTTTTAGTTGATAGAATTCAACATAGGAAACGGCATGATTTTGTAAGCATTCAATTCAATTGAACTCTTGCAAATGATTAAATTCCAAATTAGGCCTGtgacttatttttattttatgaaacaTATTATTAGGCTATTGGTTTTGAGGTCTGTGGATTATGGAATCAAGTAATAAAATAGGAGGTTTTCAGGGAATTGAATAACCGGTGTTGTTGTTCTTATTATTGATCTCAAGCTATTAAGTTTCTTCAGGATTCTTTTAAACGTTTGCAAAGTTTCATTTTTACACCTCGTGGTGTTGTCAGTTCTCTTTTGTCTTCTGGTCTTGTTTACACTATTGAGCATGTGTGCTATTGCAGGTAGTTCTGGACTTGGATGAAACTCTAGTATGTGCATACGAGACGTCTAGTTTGCCAGCTGCTCTGCGTAATCAAGCAACAGGAGCTGGAGTGAAGTGGTTTGAGCTGGAATGTGTTTCTTCAGACAAGGTATGTCTCATATtctactcttttcttttattgtaaaataaatgattgtATAGTATTTGTTGAAAGAAATTTGTTATGATTTCGATATGTTCGGTTTTGAAGGAATGTGAAGGAAAACCTAAGATAAATTATGTCACGGTGTTTGAGCGTCCAGGGTTGGCTGAATTCctaaagcaacttagtgaattt
The nucleotide sequence above comes from Ricinus communis isolate WT05 ecotype wild-type chromosome 6, ASM1957865v1, whole genome shotgun sequence. Encoded proteins:
- the LOC8261727 gene encoding carboxy-terminal domain RNA polymerase II polypeptide A small phosphatase 1; the encoded protein is MAELTQQEIVYSPRSIQVWRTLWNWLAFFFQIFLQILRALGHLPLLSSSSSSSSNTFKPLPVIELTETETETGTETETDLSAATLEIASGPVSSPVDQPFRKLTVVLDLDETLVCAYETSSLPAALRNQATGAGVKWFELECVSSDKECEGKPKINYVTVFERPGLAEFLKQLSEFADLVLFTAGLEGYAKPLVDRIDTENVFSHRLYRPSTISTQYREHVKDLSCLSNDPCRIVIVDNNPFSFLLQPMNGIPCVPFSAGQPHDTQLLDVLLPLLKHLSKQKDVRPVLYERFHMPEWFQKQGIPASSLT